CCAGAGACTCTTTTGAACCCTTCCAGCTCTGCTTCCGGTTCACCTGCTGCTGCATGTGAGCCGTAGCTAAGCAAAACACAGGAGACAAGTCCGTCACTGAGCAATAAAGGCCACAACCGTAAATTAGAGGTTAGAAAATGAAATCCTCTGTTATAGAGAgagggcaaacacacacacacatacttatttaaaatgcagccTATATGTAAGGGCCATACACAGGCAAGGGGAAAAACAGCCCCCAAAAAACGAGACTATAACTCTGGCACCAAGATGGCGCACTTCCACTGTGTGTGTCAGGGGGACCCTGCATGTTCCCCGAACTGGCTTCCTAGGAGGGCAGCGGTGCCACGTGTGGCACCTACCAGGAACCTTCATGCCGGCGTTGACAGGGCGTGCAGCTGCCGCCACCATCTGCTCCCTCCAGGGGTCCTGGTAACTCATCTTGCTGATGTACTCGATAGCTGCCTCAACACTGCGATTGCCAGTCTGCTTCAGGGCCCAGATCACCATATCCTGCACAGGAGCGTGAAACGTTACCAGAGAGAACAGAGACCCACGCTGACATTAGCAAAGTCACTGAACGATCCCAACACTGATGATGAAACCATTGCCCACTAACGATTAACCATGTGAATTGTTGCCaattcatattttaatttttgaagTTTAAATTCACTTTCCCCCCCATTCTATTTCGGAAGAGGAAAAGGCTCTTCAGTAGCTGGCCTTTGTTCTGATGAGGGAAATCAGTTGGGATTCACTCATTCCTCAGCAGCTTCATTAAGCATGTTAGGCACCTGTGATATGCACGAAGCATGCTGTTACTGTTTAGCTGCCTTGCCCATagttacacacacaaatacaagtAATGTAACTGTAATAGGAGTCGTCAACAGGGCTGTCTTTTCTTGGCACATGAACACAGGTCCTAACAAAGTTTTCATGTATGAAAAATCTGGGATAAAGATTATGCAAAAGCAGTTACTTAACTGTATTGATTAATGCCATAAACTTAAAGACATAAACTTCATCACTGTAGTCAAAAACATCCCCAGCATGTGAGAATGACATCCTGAGCATAGTGACAATTCCAAAAGCAGTCATTCCACATACCATACTTTTCATATCAATTtcactttggggaaaaaaacaaggcGTGACCGCAGCTAAAGCATCTCCTCTTTTCCCCATAGCCATTAGCAATTTAGTCAGTTAAAACAGTAAATAATACCACAACATTTTACCTAAATATTTCTCTACAGGTGTGATGTCAGGCatcaacacacaaaaaaatttaacactaaaaaaagaaatgcaatTAGACTTAATTCTGTCCTTTCTCCATGTTGCATACCAGCTCTTATTGTGAAACATAACTGACATTTCCATGCTGAAGTCATTGTTTACATAATCAGTTTGGGAAACATGGAATTTTTAGAGTAACTGAACCATCTCTGACTGATAAACTataattagcaaaaaaaaaaatcctaactGCTTGAAAAGCTAAGCCACCAAAGTCAGGCTTCACCTCTTCAAATCCGGCTGTCACCAGCTCCACCAACATCTGCCTGTTGACTTCAGTGCCCGAGCTAGAGGAACTAGGCTCGTTGGCAAACGGTAACAAAGATTTGCGGATCTCCTGCAGGGCCTTGTGGTAGGAGCTTTTGTGGTTGTTCCCACGCCCCGGCTGCCGTGTGTCTTCCGGCACGGCCTTCCCGGTGCAGAGCTCCACCTTGGCCGCATCGGAAGGTCGCGAGAGGTTCCTCAGACTCTCTCGGATCTCCTGCAGCATctgctggctgctgccgctgtaGTTGGTCGCGGGGAAGGTCTTGGGTCGCATCTGCCGGTATCTTTCGGACTTCTCCCCTCTCTTCATGTAAGAACATGTATGTGGGGGCAGGCGAGACTGAATGGGGGGGCCGTGGACTCAGCAGCCGGGCCGTGGCTGGGATGAGGTGGAGGGCTGCTCACACTCACAAAGTCTCTCTCTTCACATCGGAGTGTCGGAGGGCAAGCCTATAATCTGAGTGCACAAAAGGACACATAAAAACtctaacatttatttttaataagttATTCAACATGAATCCATATGAAACTTATTCATATAGGCACAGGATTAACTAGGCCATTCATCAACTGATATTTGGGGACCAGTATGATTGGTACATACACGTCAAATGCTGACAGCTTTTGCAAGGCTTTTATGAGTACGAAACcattatgcatttttttgggatgtatgtctgtctgtacaTTCAGTGTTTTTATACTAAATCAATATTTAATTGTAACGATAAGATGTTTCGATTGTAGTTTATAACGACTTTAAAATGTCAACATTTCACAGAACAGTACGGAAATATGCTTCATCTTTTCACCCAAACTGGAGATTTAGgatctagatttttttttaataagacgTCAAGAAATCAGGAGGCATTTTGTCGCTTTTTAATTACCCGAACAATCCCGATATGACAGCTGCGTTAATCGTTAAGCAGATTAGCGGAATTATTAAACGAAGACGGCGAAAGCAGCACCGTTTCCGAGCGACATCTGTCCAAGAAAGACCGACTCAAGTTCGCACATCAACGCTGTAACGTTAGCTAGCATCGGCGGCTAGCGAAGGTAATATCTGCTACATGTGACAGCGCTGATAAAACAAACGACTTTAAAAGCACAAAATACGCCATCGAATTAAAGGAAATCCAGTAAAGTGTTTTATGAAGAACAAAAGCACAACCGCGCTTTGATCAGGTTTATGTCTGGATAAAGGGCACTAGCCAGTAAGGACGGCGCCGAGCTTCTCCATTTTGTCCCCGGCCTCCGCCGTCTTAAGCTTTGCGAGCTTCACAGCTGCGGCTCTCCGACACCCCGATGCGGGCTCTGGATTCCCCTCAGTGTCGCTGATCGGGACAAGTCACGGATAGCTGGCGCTTGGTTTCTTCCCACTGCCCGACGCTGATGCTCAGTAACTCTCCTCAGGGTGTCTGAGCCGCCGCGCACCTCCTCCGCCCCCCACCCGAGCCCGGAGGTACCTATAACGCAGGGCCGAGGCGGCGCGGCCTGCGGCCCCCCCAGCCACCTCCACAGCCGGCTGCCTGGCGGAAGGCTCACAAAGAACTCACCGCGGCTCGGCTTCCCGTCTCATTTCTGTCAGTCGGAGGGACGACGTGGTGGCTCCGGGTTAATTATGCCGGACGACGAGCGTTATTTCACCGGGGGGCAGTTTTCTTCGTCTCCCGCAGGCTTCGTTGCTAACCTGAGTAGCGCACGGGTACTCGGCTGAGGTCGGTGTAGGTTGGCGTTAGAGGAAGCCAGGCGGGCAGGCTCGCGGGCAGACTCGCGGGAGGCACGCCAGCGACACCGGCGCCCTGATTGGTTACTTCCCTTAAGCCCTCGGTCCCCCGGGAACATTTCAACCGCTCGGCTGACAGACGCGTCGTGCACTACGGATAtgagaaatatgaaaaatatgtgAATAGTTCTCGTCTATAGGATAAAGTGGTATGTAGTCACTGCACGCCAGTATTACGGGCATTGTCAGACTACGCTGATACCGCCTTTTAAATAGCACGGCTTCCAGGACGTTCAGCAAAGTAGGTTACATTTTTTCATTTACAACCAGAGCCCATCAGACAGCTCTCTACTCAATACTGAATTCCAGGGCATTCAGTGTAAGTATGTGAAAATGGTAATGCTATCCATCTGGTCAACTCTGGCAGCAGATGAATATTTACagtgtacatatttatattttatcttttttttctaaGCATGTGTTGTACAGCAGTTCACTAGGCACTTGTATAGTTTACATCACAGAATTATTTTCCTTGGCACTTATAAATACTAAATGTCTTCACTGTTTTGTGCTGTCTGCTTAAGATGTTCAACTATGAGCAGTCAATATCATTTTCTATTCAAGATAtcaatttttcttttaattcttATGAACAGCTTGCATCTGTGTTAATGTCTAGGTTCGCAAATTATTTAAACTTAAGTTTTTCACAAAATGCTCCATTTTGCCCTCAGTGTTATCTATTTTCAATAATTTGGATAAGTGAGCCATTTGAGTGGTTTGGGTAAACAGCTGTAAGACTAAAAAGCCTGAATTTGTTCCAAGTGGCACTTCATTAAGTGCAATActgaaattaacatttaatgtaaaatgcTGGTATAAAAGCAAAGTGTGGAATGTACAGAAACCTTAAAGGGCAAGCAGAAATTTGATGAGAGCATTTaaagtttttgcatttattCTGAGCCTTTAAGATTCTTGAAACCCAAGCCTCACTTTTGACAAAACTGCAATACAAGTTTTTATCTTATGACAAGTAATATTAaagtattaatattaaatattaaatcacaaggtcgccggttcaaacccagcctcagcctGTCAGTgggtccttaagcaaggcccttaacccccagctccctgggtgccccaacaggtggctgccctttgcagaggacaacttactcttcaaaagagcaagttgagggaggtgtaaaaacaatttccccacggggatcaataaagtatcaattattattaaattcaCATGCAAAATGACATTTGTACAATACTCAAGAgttcaaaaaatgcaaaatatctACAATAACCAAAATAGTTTAATGAATGGAAAGGTTTAAAGATTGAGTTGAAATGTCCACTGCAGTTTATTGCAACAACGTGCGATGGCCTCCACACTAGACTGGGACCCGTTTGTTCACATAAATGGCCTCTCCATCGGTTCCACACACAAGACACTGGCCAAGCACATCCAGACTGTTAACAGGCAGAGTCTGGGTGGGCAGCATGTGTGTGGCTTCCAGGTGAACCTTACTGGAATCTCCCCCAAGCCAAGAACTGGTCAGCGACTGGTTTCCTCCTACAGGCACAACTGTGCTGCGAGACATGATGCTCGTGTTTCGTCCACCTTTGTAGAGAAAATATGAGTCACAAATCATTTCATGGCTATTTCAGGGAACACTCTGCATGAATGCCAACTGAAACAAAAGGCTACCAACTGAAACAAAAGGTTACCCACTCAATTATCACTCCTCACAACCTACCTTGTAAAAATGATGGCGTATCAGAGTTAGTGGAGTTTTCCCAGTGCAATAGAGAGCCATCTTCTGAGCATGTAAACAAGTGGTCTGGGTTTGATGGGTGAAAATGCACTTCCCACACTAGATGGAACAAAGGGGTAtaattttcaaaaaagttgCAAGGAAGTCTCAGCAGTTTGGAGATAATTTTTTCTTCAGTAATGTAACAGAAGTGGCCTCACTTTCAGCAGAATGCGCCTTCATCAGTGAGAACGGCATGCTGTCCTGCCTTACGTCCCAGATACACAGCATCCCATCCTGCCCCCCTGTGGCCACAATGTGTTGCTGGTTGGGGTGTCTGTCCACGCAGTGCAGAGGAACTCTATCCCCAGATctatgtgacaaaaaaaaaaaaacccaaaatgaATTACTCTTAACTTTGGTGACAGCAATATCCAAGAATAACTTAAAATTCCACAGACCCCTAAATTTAAAGCATGGTAAACCTGAACCTGCCCGACTCACAGGGACAGAATTTGGGCAGGTTCATTTCCCTGTTGACGGAAGTCCCAGAGTTTCAGCTGGCCAAAAGAGTTGACGGTCAGGACTTCCGTGGTTCTCAGGAAGGTCACGGCGTGAATTGTGCTGCTGTCGGCATTATCTATAAAGGGAAAGCCAGCGACCCAACAACTATTACTGAGAataaacagatggatggactgatGAAAAGAATGAAACATGAATACAGGTGAGGTAGGCATAGAGGGCAATTTCACTGCTCTCACTTTGGATTCTGTGACACACCTATAGTACGCAGAATGCCTTTGTGGTCCACTCTGAAGAGGATGACCCTTCCGTCTTCCCCTACTGTTACGATTTCTGGACTGTTGCACACCACCCCTGTGCAAGGTGCACTGTCACAAGGGTAGTGGTGTGCTCTGTCCCAGTGCTGTGCCACAGAGAGAGTCTGAGGGGGGACAAAAGCAATGTCACATTCATTAATGTCCTAGAAATTATCCATATTAAGCATCATGTTATTGCACTAGCAAACTAACCCACTATACTGATGTTCAGGGCAAACTTACAGTATCTCCTGTAAACAGTTAAAATACTTGGAAGCACACATTAGATATCTGACATTGTATGGTGCCAAAGCAGATTCTTCTTGAAACTGAATATAAACTGCTTTATAAAATACAGCCAAGGAAACGTGAAAAGAACCATACAGAACTTGCCTGGCTATTCTGATGGTAACGAAAAATGGTGACTGATCCAGTAGACGAACCTGCAACAATCCTCTCCTGGTCCAAGAACTAAGAATAATTTGGGATGGCAAGGTATTAGCACAATTTACTGTAAGTATAACAGTTTGTGGGAATGCACAAAGGAACACATATGTGGGATGGGATGTCGGGGCACCATGTTCCAAAGCATCATAGGGCAGAAGGTTGTGGTTActccctggacgggatgccagtctattttAGGACAaattcacacaaacacaaataaactcTATAggtaatttagagacacaaatTAGCCTGACAGTATAGACTGCGAGATGAATCTGGGGTACAAGGAGGCAAAACACACAGGAGGGAAGAACATGCGAATTCCATGACAAAGAGGAGGGGAGACTCGATCCCCCAACCATCCTCGTGTATAACGcatatttattttactcatttatgtatttttttgatAGATGTACAACCCGGACGCcctataaataaattaaaaaaaaatattcatatacatATTTCGTTCCACGTTACATCCCATCAGTATTCGTAAAGAAGAGTGAAGAAGAATGAGGCGTGGGACCTACCTGAAGGCCGAGGACATCCCCGTTGTGTTGGTACTCACAGAGAAGCTGAGGGTCCCCTTCGAATTCATCATCCATTTTCGAGAAGCCATGCTCTCCAACCGACCAGAGGGAAACTTTGTTGTCCTAAAAGTGTCGAAATACGCAACACAGCACAAGAAAAGTCTGACGACAGGGCACCTAACTGTTAGACATACATACATGAGAAACCCGGTAAACTTTGAGTTATGACTAGCTAGCTTAATACCTCGTTGTCCCAAGATCCCGTAGCAAATATATCTGGTTGCTGTAGGGTGGAAGATGAGACGGGCCTCCATCGTATCTTGCTTATCTTCTGTGAGACAAATTTTGCGTTGATGCACTCCATTAAGACCtatatttcttcagattaatGGTTAGCTAACGGCAGGTAAGCAACACAATCACACTTTTCTATTTCCCTGAACTCCCAGAGCCCCGCCTCATCCGCTGAATGGCTTCCATTCATTGGTGCTCCACAGACGGCAGCCGAAAATGGACAAACAGATCGCCTAATTCTGGCACGAATTATAAACACAGTTTGACAGGGTTCGACATTTTGCTAGTAACATTTTGGGTGCTGACGTCGAAATAAAATGTACTTACTATAATTGAATGCGATTCTTCTTTGATTTTAGTGATAATCTGATAATTGGTGATCATAGAGTTCCAAAATGTGTATACTTGATGGCATAATAAAGTACGTTCCCAAGATACAGTATATAAGTATAATTTTAATAAACGTTGTATTACGTGATATATTGCATTAAGCAAAACACGGTTGCATCCTTACTATATAACAACAAACAAAGTAATAAACTGCTGAAATATTTTGAGTCAACTGGATTGTGTGTGGTCTGCAGGGCtctaatttaaaatatatatttataatctgATCATGTGACCACGCCAACAACTCAAGCTCTCCGTCTAGTGGAAGGCATCGTCAGAGCTGATACTTAGCAAATCTTTAATGGTAATCACACGCAGCTATATGCGCATGCAAATAATTCGCCGGCCCACTGGTCAGATATATGAAATTAAGGTGTGTGCTTCACTATACTATTTTCTATGTATTATGCTACCGCGACGGCAAATTACAGCGTAGTCGGCTGTAATATAGCGCGGGAAAAAGCAGCGCCGCGGAACAACGATGTCGAGTGACGTGTCTCCCCCTGATGTGCTGGAAGTCGTCAGCGTCGTGGGCAAGGCGGTGTGCGCAGGCGCGGCACTGACAGCCGCTCTCTACTTGATCCGCAGAGTGTGTTTAATGATGGCCTGGAAATCGGGAGGAGCTAGCCACGCCGAGCTCGTCAATAACCTCCGCAGTAAGTTTTTTACCTCTCTCCCGAATCTTTTCTCCCAAGCTGTTGATTTTTGCCCCTCGAGTGCAAAGCCTTTTCTGCTTTAACGTTTCTTTTTTGAGGTCTAGGGCATTGCAAAGGCAACCGATGTCAGATACATAAATATGAGCTCCAGTTAGTTAGCTTGCCTTTCGGGTTGCCAGCCTTGCTAAGAAACCTGCAGTGTTGTGTCCATGCCGAGTGTGTTTCTAAGTTAGTGCTGAGCAAACAGGGAGGTCTGATTGGATCTTTTCTAGGAGTACAGCGTCTGCCAGCTACATACTGCCTCCGTGCTATATTTTAACGTTAATGACGTAGCGTAAAAATGCGATGTTTAAGAAGCCACACGTACGCATGCAAAGTAATCAAGCTACCGACGGCGCTGCTTAACCAAAGCACCAACGGATTCAGATTCCTTAGATTTGATATTTGCTTCCGTTTTTTTATATGCCGTcattttttttaaggttttGCGTAACTCGGGTGCGATCCGGTTGTTAATGGGCCGACGTGTCgtacctgcccccctccctgtgACAGTTTGATCAATCTGGTATTTGACTTGATCTAGTAGATCGACACCGTCTGGCTGTCTGGCAGCCCGCTGGTCAGGCGCCGACTGGCATGTTTGACCTGTAGCACATTTTATGGCCGGTTTCCCCCCCTCTGGACTGGCCGGCCCGAATTCATTCTAGTCAGCTCGTCAGCATTGTGTTTCGCTTTCCACCCAGACATAGGTAAGTGAACGGCTTGGTGGAAACGCAGTAAAACAGCTAGTGTGCGACCGCCGCCTACTCCGGCGGATCCCCGGCGCGCCTGCGCACTGGCGCCCGGCTCCCTGCGCTGTTATTGTGCCGCTCCGGACGGCTGAGGGCGGGGGGCGGCGGCCTCGCAGCGCGGAGCCCCGGTGCCCCACTGGCGTTGGCTTACTAAAGGCATTCAAGCACAAGGCGCAAACAACGGGGCGGGGGGACTTTAAAAACTGGACATGGACGACGGTGAAAGTCTGTTCGGGGTCGGGCAGCTTCTCGGGTTGAGAAAGGCGTCGCGTAACCGCGTCTTCTCGCTTATTATAAAAGCGggttttcattaaaatcattGAAATTGATTtgctgtcctttttttttttttttggagtgtaACTTTGCACTGCAATTTGTCATGGTAATATTATTTCAGAATCGAATTAAAATGACCGAAAGTGAATGCACAATGTAAAATATTACCTTTAGAAATTAAATGTGTAGTATATCTCGGTTTAgctgctgaccccccccccccccaaaaaaaaggtgCTTTGTAGGGTAATTCGATACAGATCCTGACCCGAACTCGGTTCTGCAAGCTGACTCTGCGTTGGCTCAGTATAAGTCAGGGCTATGAGTTGATCTTAAGCGGCCTTATTGGTGCAGTGAGAAGCCCATTGTTTTTCTAAGTCACCTGGGGTATTGGAGCCCTGTTCTCTCCGAGACATTCGAGCTGAGTCTCCCTGGCCCTGCCGTGCCCTGGTTTGCCCGTCCCTGCCTGCTGCTCTGACAGTCTGTGGCAGCAGAAGGCAGTAGGGAGACATCCATAATCGCTTCAGCAAGGCCCAGTAACTCACACCCCGAGCGTCTGCCCAGTGCCGTTTGGCCTCCCTCCTGTCCACAGCAGGCTATTTTTATATCCGCAGTAAAGCAGTGTGCATATAGGTGCCTGCTGCTGACCCCTGGAGTGGCCAGGGAGgggcttgtgtgtgttttggaaGACGGATACAAGAGTGTACTGAGCGCCGAGGGCTGGGAATGGTAAAAGGTGGGGTCACTGTTCGTGATGGTGTGGGATGCAGAGAAAGGGCACGCAGATGGCGGTAAGGCAGGAGTGACGGGCGATGGCGGACTCCCCTCGCCGGTTTATGTCGACTCAAGGACCTTTGTCAGAGGTTTGCTCCAATAAATGCCGTGTAAACTGTGTCACTGCAGAGATGGTTTTATGACGGGGGGGGGTGCTTGGCCCCCCAGATGGAGGCCACCTATTAAAATATGCAAAAGGGGGTTGTCGTTCTTGGCCAGTTAAAATAGGTTGCTGGAATTGGCATcagagatttatttatttatttattatgattgttaattgtGTTAAATTTAACAAACTTGCCTCAGTATCGTGGATAAATTGTCGAGGAAGCTGCACACTAGTGACAGCTTGGTTTGCTGCGTTAGTTGGTGAATCATTACTTTTTTGAGTTAATTTTAGAGCCAGAGAAACAGGCTGGGTTTTGATGCAGATCTACAGTCCGgggtctgttttttcttttttctttgatATCTTCTTTTACTGGGGGAGGGTGTTTTTATTGGCCTTAGAGGGGGGGCTGTAAAACACTTCTAATACGGAGTGATGAATGCATGGATTTCTTCGCATTGGATTTAAAGCATGGTATGCGGGCGCAGTTGGACGTTTTTCCGGCAGTTGGATCGC
This window of the Paramormyrops kingsleyae isolate MSU_618 chromosome 19, PKINGS_0.4, whole genome shotgun sequence genome carries:
- the nup43 gene encoding nucleoporin Nup43; this encodes MECINAKFVSQKISKIRWRPVSSSTLQQPDIFATGSWDNEDNKVSLWSVGEHGFSKMDDEFEGDPQLLCEYQHNGDVLGLQFLDQERIVAGSSTGSVTIFRYHQNSQTLSVAQHWDRAHHYPCDSAPCTGVVCNSPEIVTVGEDGRVILFRVDHKGILRTIDNADSSTIHAVTFLRTTEVLTVNSFGQLKLWDFRQQGNEPAQILSLSGDRVPLHCVDRHPNQQHIVATGGQDGMLCIWDVRQDSMPFSLMKAHSAEMWEVHFHPSNPDHLFTCSEDGSLLHWENSTNSDTPSFLQGGRNTSIMSRSTVVPVGGNQSLTSSWLGGDSSKVHLEATHMLPTQTLPVNSLDVLGQCLVCGTDGEAIYVNKRVPV